GCCTGATAGAACACAAACAAGCCCATAATATCAATGCCTTGTCAGTCAGTTTCTCTTCCTATGGAAGGGCTTGCCACCTGAGTCATACTAACAGGGCTCAGCTGTCCTGTTACGTATTAGTTACAGCGATTTGCCTCAGACTCGCTGACAGAGAGAGAcgggcagagagagaaagagcgaGACAACAGTGAGTGATTGCTGTTAGATAGCTATGCATGACAACCCTCATTCCAACGAAGTTCTGACACATAGAGATAATGATTCACACACGTGCTGCACTTGCAAGCCCACACAGGGGCAAACAATacgtacacatacacacacaaaccctACAAAAGCTGCCTTTGTTGACTACTGGCGTCCCTCAGTCACTTCTTActgaatgtaaaaaacacacagCGCCTCGTGTGTGTATACATGTTTCACGACACTATTAAccctttgcatctctttgtgaAAGtcatgagtgtttgtgtgtgtgtgtgtgtgtgggtgtgtgtgataCTGGCGTTGTAACAGTTGACCTCATGTAATAAGTCACTTCCTACTCAACTAATCCTGCTTTTCAAGTTCATAAGCGCATTAGTCTGCTGACATAAATGTCCACTTTGTGTGGTAAAGATTATTAGTGCGCCAGGGTGGGAGTGTGTGGTGGTTTTCAGGTGTGTACCTTGGAGGTGATGGAAGGGAGATTCTCATTCATCCTTTAATATCTGGCCTGAGGCGAGCAGGGGGCCTCAGAGCACTGAAGAGGATGTGGGAAAAAGCGTAGTTGAGAGTTATGAAGCCAAACAAGGAAGAAAGGGAAAAGATAACAGATGAAGAGACCATACAAGACTGGAGACAGAGGATGTGCAAAAATGATAAGAAGCAGAGGTGGTGACAGAGACAGGACAAACAGCGGCATTTAAACAGACACAACAAGAGATGTGGGCTGTTGGTGGGATTAAGAAGGGTGTGTTTGTACCTGTGCTCTTGTAGATCCCTCACTGTCACAAGTCTGGgcggtgtttttttttggggggggggaagaAGAGCCTCGTGAGATAGTGTGATGAGAAAGAAAAGTGGGAGGTGGGAATAATGCAGAGGGAGGTGGGAAAAGAGATGAAAGGAAGAAGTAGAGATCGTAAATTTTCATCAGGACGGACAAATAAAAAGTCTCTCATACCCCCGCCTCTCTCAGCTCTATTTTTTTCACCATAAATGTGAACTGGCCTTTGTTTTTCAGGAAACGCCCAGACCCCAAAGTCCTCTCCCAATGTGCCAATCACCCGAAACCATCCCTATAAAACTAAAACCATTGCAGACAAAAATCCCTTATGCATTTCTTTATTCTCCCCTCATAATGGGCTCCCAAATGACCAATAACACCACGCTGTGTACAAAAGTTAGTATTTATTCTCTCTCTCGAGTTACAATACAGTAtttacacactggaaaaaaataaataaacatcttTTTCAATAAATAGAGTTGATATTATCCACAACCTTTGGTCATATCATCCAAGGCACATTTCAAACACATTATAACAGATTTATTCAGGAAAAGAAACCTTTAAACTCGCTCGGGGAGAAAGCTCAGTGTCTCAGATTTTTGTGCTTAGGAATGTGAAgttgtttaaagaaaataattcaGCATTttggcagtaaaaaaaaagagaccacTTTGCATTTTTAACACGCTTCCCGTTCTCAGCTCTAAGTATGGCACGAGGGCAACCTGGttgaacttttttctttttagcagTGTGAACTCGTGAtacatttcattcattttacttGAAGATATTAGTTACCTGCGCAGGTAAAAGGAAAGAACTTTAAAGCGAGTAACAGACAACAATAGCAGTACGTGTTGGTTGTGACACTAAGCTGTGTGGGTGTGGGCAGATGCGGGCAGTTTGCAAAACCGAAGCTGTACAAACACCAAATTAGCTTTTTGCGAACAGAAATGATGCAATTGATAACAATTGGTCACTTGAGACACACATGCCAGATGTGAACCGATCATCCAAGATGCATTTTAATGCCAGCTACGAGGAGGGCCAGGCTCTTCATCCAAGTTTTTTAGCACAAAACACAAGCAACACTAATCAAACCTTGTTCTTGCATGCATCTCTGTAGCTGAAATATTCATATTTCTGTGAAAGCATGTGCCGGCTACGATGTGTTAACACTGTGTgcatgcagctgcagcagctagtTTACCTAACCTTAGTGCACAAGCATGAATGAAGCTTGCAAGAAGGGAGGAAAGCTAGCCTGGCACTGCCACTGATGCTATATCTGCCAGCACTTTGTGTAACTCACTAATTATTATACCTCGTcttttactttctttctttttcttttttaattgaaatattAGAAATTGTGGTTTTACTTTGTCTACCGCATATGCAAAAGAAACCATTTAACATTTAATTGAAGGTTCTGATCTGGATTATTCCTTAGCAAGGCACAGTGGGAGTCTCCACTGACTGCCTGCAGATCTACATATGTTATTTTTATACCTCAGGTTTCATCTGGATTAAGCTAGTTGGATATTATGTGCTAAAAAGGGAGCTTTAAAAGAGCTGGTAGGTAGGCTAGGTATTTCCATTTTTCCAGTCATGCTCAGATAAACAACTGCTCGTCTTCTAATCACATTTATTGTATAAATGTTAATGTGGTGCAAGTTTCAGCAAGATTTACCAAGATTTCTTGCACATAGATGACACAACTGTGGGTTTATTTGAGAGAGGGGGGGGACAAAGTATTCTAAAGATGTTGTTTAATATTTCTTGCTGTAAAATTAAAAGATTAGCAAGTTGCACAAATATTGAGCACTGAATCCAAAGTACTAAATACGGGAATGGCACGGTCAGGCACAAAATACCacaatgtgtgtgcgtgtgtttcagCACTCTGACTGGACAGTATGTATAGCACTGTTGTAGGGTTACTGTAACTGACCAGTTGATAAGTGATTACTCAGCAACACCCCTCTGCTGGTTATTTCCTGTGCTCATCCTTTGACTCACGCCCTCTTTTAGTTTCGTCATCTGTGCCCTCATCATCCCTCAGGCCAGTTTTCCTCCGCTTTTGTCTCGAACCATTCAGAAATGTTTCCCTCTTCCTTTCTTTAAAATGAATGTTTGCTGATTCACGCATTTGAGGTCACTGAATGGGTTTGCTCTCAATGGCTGCACTGTCTGTGTCGCTGCATGTCACTCGCTCTGTGAGTGTGTCTAACCACCTCCAGTGGTATTTCTGTTGGCCTGTGAGCCGTTAAGTCCGGTAACTCCGAGCTCATCTGACTGACTTACGCTCAATGACCTGCTATGTGTGTTAGGCGTGTGACAGAGTTAGTAATGTCAAGgctttgtgtgttttatatTCCAGTAGCAAGCCTGGTGACCTGCCAAATAGTCCTTCATTCACTTATTCCAGTAtggtatgaatgaatgtctCGAGCAtgaatgtgttaatgtgtgtttttctgttagaGCTCTCAGTTTGTTTCCACTCAGATTTTGTGGAAACAAAAGAATTCCGCTAAACTGTACTTTTGTGGGTctgtatgtctttttttttccattctcgCCCAAAGTTCTCAGCCTCTGAGTCTCTTCTTGAGGCGATTAAAGTCCTTCGCTGATCGCCACAGCCAGCTCTGCAGCTCTCGCAGTATCCAGAACCCCTCCACCTTCCTGGCGAAATCGTTCATCGCCGGTCGCACTGAGAGGAGcgaagaggaggtggaggtgccggaagaggagaagagaggaCTAAGGGGAGGTGAGAGAAGGGAGGTGCCCCTTCGTAGGGACAGAGGGATGGGCTGGGGGAGCAGGGTGTGCTCTTCACCTGCTCCAAACTGGTACAAGAgggagagggtggacagaggaGGTTGGAGGGTGGGGGAGAGGAGGGAGCGAGGAGGCCGGTGCTGCTGATGATGGGAAGAAGAGAATGTAGCATCCTTATCTATTTGCTCCCCCTTCTCCACCATTAAACCTCTGTCTCTTTCTAGGATAAATCCATCTTCTACTCTGAGTGTGTCTGGGTGATGTGAGTTCAGGCTGAAGCTGTACTGATTCTTGCTAACTGGTTTTTGTTTTATCATTCCTCCAGTGCTCAGATATGACACTTCAAACCTAAGTTCAGGCTGCCTGTCCTGAATCTCTATATCCTCGTCAATACTCAATAGCCGTCTCCTCCTCCCCAATCTTTCCACTCCTCTCATTTGCTCCAGCACCTCCTCTTCCACCATCCTCACTATTTCCTTTTCGCTTGCAGCcctttccctgctctctggCTCTCCCCTCTTCTCTCTTCTCCCTCTGTCTCCTTTTCCCTTCTCCCTCAATCCACCACTCCTTCCTCCAGTTGTGGATacctctgctctctttccttctctccctctcctttttTCCGTCAGGTCCATATTGCCGCCATCTTCCCTCTCCTCCCTGGCTGCCTTCGTCCCGCTCCGTCTTTGGCTGCTACGCTGACCGGACTCCGTTCTTGATGCCGCTCTGGATCTGTACAGGCTCTGACTCATAAGTGGCGCTGGTCGGTTGCCACCTGCCCCTCTCTGTGAGTACTGCAGCTGACCAGCATTACTTCCTATGTTtgcagagtgaggagaggacgaGTAACCAAGGGTGGTCATCAGTGCGGAAATGGAGCCCAGCAGCCCATCTAGACCTGTGCAAAAGTGCAGCAAGGAGGTCTTGAGGGAGGGGCAGAGAGTAGAGCGGGCCAACTCTCTGACAGCTGCCAGCAGGATGGAGTAAGCCCTCTGGTTCAGGGCGAGCCGGGCTTGGTTCTCCAGGCCGTGCCACAGCTCCAGCCGGGTGGCAGCACTTGGCAGAGTCAGAGCTGTACTATTGGGCCGAGGCGGGGAGAAGTCTTTCTCATTGAATGGTGGGCCGAGATAGGTCAGCTGGGAGGGAAACGGACAAATGAGAAGAGATGACTAAGAATACTCCAGTtagtttaaaaaacattttcatagtCTGAACCATCAGTCATTAAAACACTTTGGAAAGCCTCGTTAATTTTACTGTATTTATCAGGCCAAAAACCAAAGCACACAGACGATCAGACAGGTTGTACAGCTGAGATGGCAGCAGAGGCACATTCTTAAAACCACTTAATTTGACAGTTAAACTTAAATTGAAAGCTCCTGTCAGTTCTCTAACAAGTCCAAAATACACAGGAAAAGTG
Above is a genomic segment from Odontesthes bonariensis isolate fOdoBon6 chromosome 13, fOdoBon6.hap1, whole genome shotgun sequence containing:
- the clcf1 gene encoding uncharacterized protein clcf1 codes for the protein MRGFCGVNYPLALLLAAAVAITADPSLNLASERSSIESTYELTKYLEYQLKEIKDVYLTYLGPPFNEKDFSPPRPNSTALTLPSAATRLELWHGLENQARLALNQRAYSILLAAVRELARSTLCPSLKTSLLHFCTGLDGLLGSISALMTTLGYSSSPHSANIGSNAGQLQYSQRGAGGNRPAPLMSQSLYRSRAASRTESGQRSSQRRSGTKAAREEREDGGNMDLTEKRRGREGKRAEVSTTGGRSGGLREKGKGDRGRREKRGEPESRERAASEKEIVRMVEEEVLEQMRGVERLGRRRRLLSIDEDIEIQDRQPELRFEVSYLSTGGMIKQKPVSKNQYSFSLNSHHPDTLRVEDGFILERDRGLMVEKGEQIDKDATFSSSHHQQHRPPRSLLSPTLQPPLSTLSLLYQFGAGEEHTLLPQPIPLSLRRGTSLLSPPLSPLFSSSGTSTSSSLLSVRPAMNDFARKVEGFWILRELQSWLWRSAKDFNRLKKRLRG